CGACCTTGTTGAGCAGGGAGGACTTGCCGACGTTCGGGCGGCCGATGAGGGCGATGCGGCGGGGGCCGCCCACCGCGTTGCCGAAGCGCTGCTCGGGGGCCTCGGGCAGCTTCTTCAGGACCTCGTCGAGGAGGTCGCCGGTGCCGCGGCCGTGCAGCGAGGAGACGGGGAACGGCTCGCCGAGGCCCAGGGACCAGAGCATGGCCGCGTCGGCCTCGCCGGACTGGCCGTCGACCTTGTTCGCGGCGAGGACGACGGGCTTCCCGGCGCGGCGGAGCAGCTTGACGACGGCCTCGTCGGTGTCGGTGGCGCCGACGGTGGAGTCCACGACGAAGAGGCAGGCGTCGGCGGCCTCGATGGCGTACTCGGCCTGGGCGGCGACGGAGGCGTCGATGCCGAGGACGTCCTGCTCCCAGCCGCCGGTGTCGACGACCTTGAAGCGGCGGCCGGCCCATTCGGCCTCGTAGGTGACGCGGTCGCGGGTGACGCCCGGCTTGTCCTCGACGACGGCCTCGCGGCGGCCGATGATGCGGTTCACCAGGGTCGACTTGCCGACGTTCGGGCGGCCGACGACGGCGAGGACGGGGAGCGGGCCGTGGCCGGCCTCCTCGATCGCGCCCTCGACGTCCTCGACGTCGAAGCCCTCTTCCGCGGCGAGCTCCATGAACTCCGCGTACTCGGCGTCGCCAAGTGCCCCGTGGTCGTGCTGGTCGTTCATGAAGTCCGTTCCTTGATCATTCGTGGTCGGTGGTCCCGGACGGCCGGAGCCGTGGGAGCCACTACTGAGAGTGTCGCTCAGCGCCCGGTGAGGCGCCTGGCGTTTTCCAGGTGGGCGGTGAGCTTCCCCTGGATCCGTACGGTGGCCTCGTCGAGCGCCTTGCGGGTGCGGCGGCCGGAGCCGTCCCCCGCCTCGAAGGCGTCGCCGAAGACGACGTCGACGCTGCCGCGCAGCGGAGGCAGTGCCTTGACCAACCGTCCGCGGCGCTCGGTGCTTCCCAGGACGGCGACCGGGACGATCGGCGCGCCGCTGCGGACGGCGAAGTACGCCAGGCCCGCGCGCAGCGAGGCGAAGTCGCCGTCGCCGCGGGTGCCCTCGGGGAAGATCCCGAGGACGCCGCCCTGGTCCAGTACGCCGAGCGCGTTGCCTATCGCGGTGCGGTCGGTGCTCTCCCGGTCCACCTTGAGCTGCCCGATGCCCTCCAGGAAGCTGCCGAGCGGGCCGACGAACGCCTCCTTCTTGATGAGGAAGTGCACGGGGCGCGGGGCGGTGCCCATGAGCATGGGGCCGTCGATGTTGTGCGCGTGGTTGACGGCGAGGATGACGGGGCCGGAGGCCGGCACCCGCCAGGCGCCGAGGACGCGCGGTTTCCAGAAGCCGTACATCAGCCCGATGCCGATGCGACGGCCGACGGCGGCGCCCTTCGCGGAGGGCAGGGTCACTTGACGGCCGCCCTCTTCTCCTCGACGAGGGTGACGACGCACTCGATGACCTGGTCCAGGGTGAGCTCGGTGGTGTCGACCTCGACGGCGTCGCCGGCCTTGGCGAGCGGGGAGGTCTTGCGGCTGGAGTCGGCCGCGTCCCGCTTGATCAGGGCTTCCTTCGTCGCGTGCACGTCGACGCCCTTGAGCTCGCCGGAGCGGCGGGCGGCACGGGCCTCGGGCGAGGCCGTGAGGAAGATCTTCAGGTCGGCGTCCGGCAGGACGGTGGTGCCGATGTCCCGGCCCTCGACGACGATGCCGGTCTCGGCGCTGCGGGCGATGGACCGCTGCAGCTCCGTGATCAGGCTCCGCACCTCGGGGACGGCGCTGACGGCGCTGACCTTGGAGGTGACCTCTTCGGTCCGG
The DNA window shown above is from Streptomyces vietnamensis and carries:
- a CDS encoding lysophospholipid acyltransferase family protein, which gives rise to MTLPSAKGAAVGRRIGIGLMYGFWKPRVLGAWRVPASGPVILAVNHAHNIDGPMLMGTAPRPVHFLIKKEAFVGPLGSFLEGIGQLKVDRESTDRTAIGNALGVLDQGGVLGIFPEGTRGDGDFASLRAGLAYFAVRSGAPIVPVAVLGSTERRGRLVKALPPLRGSVDVVFGDAFEAGDGSGRRTRKALDEATVRIQGKLTAHLENARRLTGR
- the cmk gene encoding (d)CMP kinase; translated protein: MESVIVAIDGPSGTGKSSTSKAVAAKLGLNYLDTGAQYRAITWWMISNGVDVTDAEAVANAASKPVIVSGTDPARPTITVDGADASGPIRTEEVTSKVSAVSAVPEVRSLITELQRSIARSAETGIVVEGRDIGTTVLPDADLKIFLTASPEARAARRSGELKGVDVHATKEALIKRDAADSSRKTSPLAKAGDAVEVDTTELTLDQVIECVVTLVEEKRAAVK